The Rhizobium rhizogenes sequence AGAGCGTAACCTGCCAGGGAGAGGCGGCAAGATCGAAATGGGCATGGGAAAAATCCCGTCGCACGGCGTCCATCCGCGCTTCCGCCTCGGTAGAAGACAAAGCGGAAAGATCAACAATATCAAGGTTGATCTTCAACTCGTCGCTGACGACCTGCACCAGACGTCGCTCATCGATGCGGGTGCGCAGGCTCTCATGTCGCTCCACCATGGCGGAAAGACGCGACTGCAGCAGGGACGGGTCGATGCTGCCGCGATATTCACGAAACTCCTGCATCGCCACGCCGCTGAGCGGCAGATGGGTGCCGCGCCCCAGCAGATAGGCCTGTTGCAAGGGTGAGAGAGGACGTTCCATCGGTTTTCCTTTCGCCTCGGCTGCCGGTTTCGGCTGCTGTGCGCCAAATCGTTCCACGCTTTCGGAAACGAGATCGGGTCTATCCGCCAGCTGGCGAAGAAGGCCTGTGTAGGCGTCAAACAGGGCGCGCAACCAATGTTCCGGCAGCGCATCGAGCCGCACATCCCAGTTGATCAGCAATCCGCCATCCACCGCCGCGACCTGCGCATCCAGCGCGACGCCCGGCCCTTGCGAGACGGTGTGGACCATCTGACCGAACAGCCGTCCCACCTTTTCCGAAAACAGCTCGCCTCCCGCCAGATCGACACCGGCGGTAAAAACGACTGGCGAGTTCTGCAAACCGCCACGCAGACGGGAGAGGTCACGCATGACGCTGACGCCCGGATAGGATTGATGGGCAAGAAGGTCGGTCATCTCGTCAAACAGCCGCCGGAGCAGCGCTTCGAGGCTTTCATCCGGCCTGATATCGACACCGAGCACCAGCACATTGGAAAATTCGCCGACGACGCCATCGACCCCTTCCACCAGCGGCGCACGCCAGAAAGCCGGCACGGACAGCCTGAACTTTTGCGCCTGTGTCGCCTGCGACAGCGCCACGGCGAAAATGCCGAGCAGCAGGGCCGATGTCGTCACCAAGCAACGCCGCGCCGCCTGTTCCAGACTGCCTCGTTCAGCCGCTGAAAGCGTGGTGGCAAAGCGATCCGTGTGAACGGCACGGGTGGCGTCTTCCGGCAAAAATGGCAGGGGCGGCGCATCGGGAATATCCGCAATATGCTGCCGCCACCACGATCGGTCCCTATCACGCACGGTCCTCTGGTCCGCATCGGAGGCAAGACGCTCCACCCAGTCGAAAAAGGATGGTGCCTCCCCTTCAGAAAGCGCGGTTTCGTCTTTTCCTTCGCCCTCTTCGTAAAGGCGGGCGAGGTCCTCCATCACGATCCGCACGCTGGCGGGATCAATCGCCAGCATGTCGGTATCCACATGCAACCGGCTGCGTCCCTGCGGCAGCAGGCTGAGCGAGATCGCCGCCGGCGAGGCATTACGCAAATCGGTCTGCCGATGGCTCCAGTCCCGCCGTTTTGCCTCGAGCCGGTGCGCCAGAGCCTCCGAATCGAGGGCGGTCAGGTCCTCGACATCAAGGCGGAGTGGCCGGCCGAAGGGATCGACCGATTGGCACCCTTCCGCATCGATCCTGAGGCTCAGCATGGGATGACGCCGGCAAAGCCTTTCGACCGCAATGGCCAGTTTTTCCACGTCAAATCCCTGCCCGCCGAATTCGAGGTAAAGATGGGGCGTAACTTTTCCGAGTATCCCATCCGCCTCTCGACCGACCCAATAGGCCACCTGCATCGGGGTTAAATTTAGCATGTGAGTTTGCACCGATTGACAAAACATGATTATCATAATCAAGTATAAGCCATCGTCAACCACTCGAACAGGAGGCATCCCATGAAAACGGGAGCACTCAGGACGAATGACGTCGAATCCGACGAAATTACTGATTTTAATAGAGAATTTTTGTTTACTTCCGGTTCCGGACAATTACGGGCCAAAGGTATACGCGAAAGCATCACGCTTCCCGCCAGAGGTGGTGAAGATGTTGCAAGCCCTTTACAGCAGGCGATAAAAGGCGCTTTTGAACGGGCACGCAGGGCCGGACAGGATAACCCGATCGCGATTGGCGCTATCCCCTTCGATGTCAGCGAACCTTCATGCCTTTATATACCGGACAACTATGAGTGGAGTCCACGCGACACCATTCCGACCGCCACTGATTCGGCCATGCCGGCGCTTGTCGGACAGAACAGCCTGCCGGACGAGACGGGTTTCAAGCGTGCGGTCGAGCATGCCATTCTCAATTTTCGCCATTCCGACGTCCGCAAAGCGGTGCTTTCCGTCATGCGTGAACTGACTTTTGCCTCCGAGGTCAATGTCGAGAGATTGCTGGCCAGCCTCGCAAAACAGAATCGCGAGGGCTACCAGTTCCGCATTCCCCTGCCTGACGGCGGCGACCTGATCGGCGTCAGCCCGGAACTGCTCATCCGCAAGCAGGGTGAGAAGATCATCTCCAACCCGCTGGCGGGATCAGCGAAACGCATGACCGACCCGGCGGCGGACAAGGCCAATGCCGAACGGCTCTCCGCCTCGGAGAAGGACCATTACGAGCATAGTCTGGTCATCGAGGATATCCGTTCGCTGCTTTCGCCGTGCTGCGCGGAACTCGACGTTCCGGAAAAACCCTCCCTCATCAACACGGCCGCGCTCTGGCACCTTTCGACGCGCATCGAAGGCCGCCTTACCGACCCGGAAACCAATGCGCTGCAACTGGCGTGCCTGCTGCACCCGACACCGGCCGTTTGCGGTTTCCCGACCGAGCGCGCCCATCGCCTCATCCGTTTCGTCGAACCCTTCGAGCGTGGCCTGTTCACCGGCATGGTGGGCTGGACGGATGCGCAGGGCAATGGCGAATGGGTGGTGACGATCCGTTGCGGCACCGTGCAGCGCCAGACCGTGCGGCTTTTCGCGGGCGCCGGCATCGTTGAGGCTTCGGAGCCCGAATCCGAATGGGCCGAAGTGCAGACCAAACTCAAGACCATGCTGAACGCCTGCGGCGTTTCCGCCTGAGCCCGACCGAATTTCCCGGGGACACACCATGACAATCGAATTTGAACGCTGGCCCGACGATCTGGCGCGCCGATACCGCGAACGCGGCTATTGGATCGACAGGCCGTTGAGCCACATGCTTGCCCAACAGGTACAGCGCCAGCCGGATGCGACGGCGCTGATCTGCGGCGACCGCCGCTTCACCTATGCCGATCTCGACCGGCAATCCTCCAATCTCGCCGGCCACCTCTCCGCCGCAGGCGTCGGCAAGGGCGACACGGCGCTGGTGCAATTGCCCAACATCGCCGAGTTCTACCTCGTCTTTTTCGCGCTGATCAAAATCGGCGCGGCACCCATCAACGCGCTTTTCAGCCATCGCCGGCTGGAAATGACTGCCTATGCGGAGCAGATCGCGCCGAAACTGGTGATCGCCTCTCGCAGCCACGAACTTTTCGCCGACGACGCGTTTCTGGAGGAGTTGAAGACCGCCTCTCCCCGGCTCGCCGTTACCCTGCTGCTGGGAGACAAGGATCAGCGGCGCAGCCTCGAACGGCTGCTGGCAACGCCTGCCGAAAACCCGCCGGCTTACGCCCCTTCGGCAGCAGACGAGGTGGCGCTGTTTCAGCTTTCCGGCGGCAGCACCGGCACGCCGAAACTGATCCCCCGGACGCATAACGACTATGACTATAGCGCCCGGGCCAGCGCGGAGATTTGCGAACTCTCGCCACGCACACGTTTCCTCTGCGCCATTCCGGTGGCGCATAATTACCCGATGAGTTCACCCGGGGCGCTGGGCGTGTTTCACGCCGGCGGCACCGTGGTCATGGCCGCCAATCCGGAGCCGCTCGCCTGCTTCGACCTCATCGAGAAACACGGCGTCGACATCGTGCCGCTGGTACCACCGGCCGTGGCGCTGTGGCTGCAGGCCGCGCCCGCCCACCGCGACCGGCTGAAGTCGCTCAAGCTCCTGCAGGTCGGTGGCGCCAGCTTCGCCGAAGCCTTGGCCCGCCAGGTGCCGGAAGTGCTGGGCTGCGACCTGCAGCAGGTGTTCGGCATGGCGGAAGGGCTGGTGAACTATACCCGCGCCGGCGACCCCGACCATCTCGTCTTCACCACGCAAGGGCGGCCGATCAGCCCGGATGACGAAATCCGCATTGTCGACGAGGATGGCAACGATGTGCCCGAGGGCGAAGCCGGCATGCTTGCGACCCGTGGCCCCTATACGTTCCGGGGCTATTACCGCGCGCCCGAACACAGCGCCCGGGTCTTCGACAAACAGGGCTTTTATTATTCCGGCGACGTGGTGCAGCGCACGCCCGAAGGTTATCTCCGGGTCGTCGGCCGGGTGAAGGACCAGATCAATCGCGGCGGCGAAAAAGTGGCGTCGGAGGAGGTGGAGAACCTGATCCTGCGGCACCCCGATATCACGCATGCC is a genomic window containing:
- a CDS encoding (2,3-dihydroxybenzoyl)adenylate synthase, which codes for MTIEFERWPDDLARRYRERGYWIDRPLSHMLAQQVQRQPDATALICGDRRFTYADLDRQSSNLAGHLSAAGVGKGDTALVQLPNIAEFYLVFFALIKIGAAPINALFSHRRLEMTAYAEQIAPKLVIASRSHELFADDAFLEELKTASPRLAVTLLLGDKDQRRSLERLLATPAENPPAYAPSAADEVALFQLSGGSTGTPKLIPRTHNDYDYSARASAEICELSPRTRFLCAIPVAHNYPMSSPGALGVFHAGGTVVMAANPEPLACFDLIEKHGVDIVPLVPPAVALWLQAAPAHRDRLKSLKLLQVGGASFAEALARQVPEVLGCDLQQVFGMAEGLVNYTRAGDPDHLVFTTQGRPISPDDEIRIVDEDGNDVPEGEAGMLATRGPYTFRGYYRAPEHSARVFDKQGFYYSGDVVQRTPEGYLRVVGRVKDQINRGGEKVASEEVENLILRHPDITHAALVAMQDELLGEKSCVFVVSRNPALKAPAIRQHLAGLGVADYKLPDRVRFIDAMPLTAVGKIDKKRLRDLLVTPVAISA
- a CDS encoding isochorismate synthase MenF; this translates as MKTGALRTNDVESDEITDFNREFLFTSGSGQLRAKGIRESITLPARGGEDVASPLQQAIKGAFERARRAGQDNPIAIGAIPFDVSEPSCLYIPDNYEWSPRDTIPTATDSAMPALVGQNSLPDETGFKRAVEHAILNFRHSDVRKAVLSVMRELTFASEVNVERLLASLAKQNREGYQFRIPLPDGGDLIGVSPELLIRKQGEKIISNPLAGSAKRMTDPAADKANAERLSASEKDHYEHSLVIEDIRSLLSPCCAELDVPEKPSLINTAALWHLSTRIEGRLTDPETNALQLACLLHPTPAVCGFPTERAHRLIRFVEPFERGLFTGMVGWTDAQGNGEWVVTIRCGTVQRQTVRLFAGAGIVEASEPESEWAEVQTKLKTMLNACGVSA